One window of the Misgurnus anguillicaudatus chromosome 8, ASM2758022v2, whole genome shotgun sequence genome contains the following:
- the caskb gene encoding calcium/calmodulin-dependent serine protein kinase b isoform X2, producing MADDDVLFEDVYELCEVIGKGPFSVVRRCINRDTGQQFAVKIVDVASFTSSPGLSTEDLKREASICHMLKHPHIVELLETYSSDGMLYMVFEFMDGADLCFEIVKRADAGFVYSEAVASHYMRQILEALRYCHDNNVIHRDVKPHCVLLASKENSAPVKLGGFGVAIQLGESGLVAGGRVGTPHFMAPEVVKREPYGKPVDVWGCGVILFILLSGCLPFYGTKERLFEAIVKGKYKMNPRQWSQISESAKDLVRRMLMLDPAERITVYEALNHPWLKERDRYSYKIHLPETVEQLRKFNARRKLKGAVLAAVSSHKFNSFYGDPPEDLHDFSEDPTSSGLLAAERAVSQVLDSLEEIHALTDCSEKDLDFLHSVFQDQHLHTLLDLYDKINTRSSPQIRNPPSDAVQRAKEVLETISCYPENMEAKELKRILTQPHFMALLQTHDVVAHEVYSDDALRVTPPPTSPYLNGDSPESVNGDMDLENVTRVRLVQFQKNTDEPMGITLKMNDLNHCIVARIMHGGMIHRQGTLHVGDEIREINGISVANQTVEQLQKMLREMRGSITFKIVPSYRSQSLSCDESPDLSRQSPANGHSSVTSSILDLPSTIQPKGRQISSTAVKDKIFQKIYVRAQFEYEPAKDDLIPCKEAGIRFRVGDIIQIISKDDHNWWQGKLENTKNGTAGLIPSPELQEWRVACIAMEKTKQEQQASCTWFGKKKKQYKDKYLAKHNAAFDQLDLVTYEEVVKLPAFKRKTLVLLGAHGVGRRHIKNTLIAKHPDRFAYPIPHTTRPPKKDEENGKNYYFVTHEQMMQDISNNDYLEYGSHEDAMYGTRLETIRKIHEQGMIAILDVEPQALKVLRTAEFAPHVVFIAAPTITPAMNEDESLQRLQKESEGLQRSYAHYFDQTIINNEIDDTIRLLEEAIDVVSSTAQWVPVSWVY from the exons ATGGCTGACGACGACGTGCTGTTTGAGGATGTGTACGAGCTCTGTGAGGTGATCGGAAA AGGGCCGTTCAGTGTGGTGCGAAGATGCATCAACAGAGACACAGGACAGCAGTTCGCTGTCAAGATCGTAGATGTAGCCAGTTTCACTTCCAGCCCCGGATTAAGTACAGAAG ATCTGAAACGTGAGGCGAGTATCTGTCACATGCTGAAACATCCTCATATTGTGGAGCTGTTGGAGACCTACAGCTCTGATGGGATGCTATACATGGTCTTTGAgtt tATGGATGGTGCAGATCTGTGTTTTGAGATCGTGAAGAGAGCCGACGCTGGGTTTGTCTACAGTGAAGCTGTTGCCAG TCACTACATGCGACAAATACTTGAAGCTCTGCGCTATTGCCATGACAACAATGTCATTCACAGAGATGTCAAG CCTCACTGTGTTCTGCTGGCATCTAAAGAAAACTCTGCTCCTGTTAAACTGGGTGGTTTCGGTGTGGCCATACAGCTGGGAGAGTCTGGACTGGTGGCTGGAG GTCGTGTAGGAACGCCACACTTTATGGCTCCAGAGGTGGTGAAGCGGGAACCTTATGGGAAGCCGGTTGATGTTTGGGGTTGCGGTGTGATTCTCTTCATCTTGTTAAGCGGCTGTTTGCCATTTTATGGGACCAAGGAGCGTTTATTTGAAGCCATTGTAAAAGGCAAATACAAG ATGAACCCGCGGCAATGGAGTCAAATATCTGAGAGCGCTAAAGATCTGGTGCGCCGAATGTTGATGCTGGACCCTGCTGAAAGGATCACTGTCTATGAAGCTCTTAACCATCCCTGGCTCaag GAGAGAGATCGTTACTCTTATAAGATTCACCTGCCAGAGACAGTAGAACAGCTGAGGAAGTTTAATGCTCGGAGGAAGCTAAAG GGGGCTGTGCTCGCTGCCGTCTCAAGCCACAAGTTTAACTCCTTCTACGGTGATCCCCCTGAAGACCTTCATGACTTTTCTGAAGACCCCACATCTTCAG GATTGCTTGCTGCAGAAA ggGCTGTGTCTCAAGTACTGGACAGTCTAGAGGAGATTCACGCTCTGACTGACTGCAGTGAGAAAGATCTGGACTTCCTGCACAGCGTCTTCCAAGACCAACATCTGCACACACTGCTAGAt ctGTATGATAAGATCAACACCAGATCTTCACCTCAGATCAGAAATCCACCCAGTGATGCCGTCCAGAGAGCTAAAGAG GTATTGGAGACCATCTCGTGTTACCCGGAGAACATGGAGGCTAAAGAACTCAAGAGAATTCTCACACAGCCTCATTTCATG GCTTTACTGCAGACACACGATGTGGTGGCTCATGAGGTTTACAGCGACGATGCTTTGAGAGTGACTCCTCCTCCGACCTCACCGTACCTGAACGGAGACTCGCCCGAGAGCGTCAACGGAGACATGGACCTGGAGAACGTCACGCGTGTTCGGCTCGTCCAGTTTCAGAAGAACACGGATGAACCCATG GGCATTACTCTGAAGATGAATGATTTAAATCACTGTATCGTGGCTAGAATAATGCACGGAGGAATGATCCATAGACAAG GTACGCTTCACGTCGGCGATGAGATCCGTGAGATTAACGGCATCAGTGTGGCCAATCAGACTGTAGAACAGCTGCAGAAGATGCTG AGAGAGATGAGAGGCAGTATTACATTCAAGATTGTTCCCAGCTACCGCAGTCAGTCTTTGTCCTGTGAT GAGTCACCGGATCTCTCCAGACAATCTCCCGCTAATGGACACTCCAGTGTCACCAGCTCCATCTTA GATTTGCCATCGACTATTCAACCTAAAGGACGACAG ATCTCCAGCACAGCAGTCAAGGATAAAATCTTTCAGAAG atATACGTGCGAGCACAGTTTGAGTACGAGCCTGCTAAAGACGACCTCATTCCTTGTAAAGAGGCGGGGATTCGCTTTCGAGTGGGTGACATCATTCAGATCATCAGTAAGGACGATCATAACTGGTGGCAGGGTAAACTGGAGAACACGAAGAACGGCACGGCGGGTTTGATCCCCTCACCTGAGCTACAGGAGTG GCGTGTTGCGTGTATAGCGATGGAGAAAACTAAACAGGAGCAGCAGGCCAGCTGTACGTGGTTTGGCAAAAAGAAGAAACAGTACAAGGACAAATATTTAGCCAAACACAACGCAG cgTTTGACCAACTAGATCTGGTTACATACGAGGAGGTGGTGAAGTTACCAGCGTTCAAGAGGAAAACTTTAGTGCTGCTGG GTGCTCACGGGGTCGGCAGGAGACACATCAAGAACACGCTGATCGCTAAACATCCGGACAGATTTGCGTATCCTATTCCAC ACACGACCAGACCGCCCAAGAAGGACGAGGAGAACGGAAAGAACTATTACTTCGTGACGCACGAGCAGATGATGCAGGACATCTCTAATAACGATTATCTGGAGTACGGCAGCCACGAGGACGCCATGTACGGCACGCGCCTCGAGACCATCCGCAAGATCCACGAGCAGGGTATGATCGCCATCCTGGACGTGGAGCCTCAG GCGCTGAAGGTGTTGCGGACGGCCGAATTCGCGCCACACGTGGTGTTTATCGCCGCTCCGACTATCACGCCTGCTATGAATGAG GACGAGTCTCTCCAGCGGCTGCAGAAAGAGTCGGAGGGGCTTCAGCGTTCCTACGCGCATTATTTTGATCAGACCATTATCAATAATGAGATCGATGACACCATTCGTCTGCTGGAGGAGGCCATCGATGTTGTGTCCAGCACCGCTCAGTGGGTCCCCGTGTCCTGGGTTTATTAG